In Palaemon carinicauda isolate YSFRI2023 chromosome 32, ASM3689809v2, whole genome shotgun sequence, the genomic stretch gttCAGGGTATTTTTCAACTGCTATTGGACCAGTCTGATGTAGGTTTGTTGTCAGTAACAGTTAGTTGTCTGGTCAAGCAAGTAAAGGGGATCAAGAGCAGTGAATCTCTACAGTTTTACAGGTTCCAAGCAGTGTTCTTTTGACCAATCTGGCGCAGGTTTGTTGTAAGTGACAATTAGTTGTCTGGTTAAGCAAGTGAAGGTGGTCCAGAGCAGTGAATCTCCACAGTTTTCCTGGTAGTAAGCTGTGCTCTTTTAAACAGTCTGGCGTAGGTTTGTTGTCAGTAACAGTTAGTTGTCTGGTCAAGCAAGTGAAGGGGATCCAGAGCAGTGAATCTCTACAGTTTTCCAGGTAGTAAACTGTTCTTTTGACCAATCTGACGTAGGTTTGTTGTCAGTAACAATTACTTGTCTGAGTCTGGTCAAGCAGGAGAAGGGTATTTAGAGCAGGTAGTAAGCTCTGCTCTTAAGTTAGTTGAGGTCAAGGAAAGTGTGGTGTGGTCATTATCTatatttgttgttgatattgtctGCCTATGACATGCTTTCTATGGGCTATACAGCTTCCACAAATTTATCTCCTGAATTGTGTAGAAAAGGATTTCAAACTTCAGGTTACAGTGATTTATAACAATTATGAAACATGAAAGAATTCTAAGAACATCGAAAGTGGAAGAAACATCATTgataaaaatttcagtgtttttttAACTATATTTCCATACACAACCCCAATCTGCAAAACGAAGATGATAAAGATAGCCCAAATGTGTTTATGAATAATGTAGGGGGGTGCGAATGGCAGTAAGTTGTCAAAAAAGCATAATTATTGTAGTTGTAAACCATCCAAGTGGTACGTTTGTCAGACTGTTGTAAGAGACAATCAAGAGAGCTATGATGTTATAGTACAATCGTCCTATCAATAATCAAACTTCAAACTATATAAAATTAACAAATTGataaaaagtaattaaattttttctattaatttgacCAAGATTCCTGTATTAATATATACAAGATGATTCTTCACATTGTTGATTTTAGCATAATAAGTGTCCCTTTCTCGTGACAGTAAGATACCAAGATTTAGAATAATGTTCTATTAATTATAGCAAGACCCTAATATGAATATTCAGTTAATTATATATTAGTAAAATGATTCTTTAAATAATTGATTTTAACATCATGAGGGTCCCTATCTCCAGAGATTGAAGCACAAAGATTTCTCAAGAAATAATCTGAAAACTAATTAAAGAAATTTACCCGGCTATGAATCCATGAATCTTGTTGACACTTTTGTGACTGAACACCCAGCCGCAGAAGAGACGCATGACCAGGTCACAGAGATCGTggtacgagcaaagcactgagttTTGCATGTCGCTGAGACCGATGGATTTCCCGTACACTGGCAAATAGAAAAGGGCGTTTGGCAAAGCAGCGGTCGTGCAGACGACAACAAACAGATAGATTAAATAAAAAGGattcttgaaaaaagaaaagtCTAAAGGCTTCCTCTTCGTCTTCTCTCCGCTTCGCTGCTTGAAGTTCAGACTCTGGAGTTGCATGTCGACGCTGCCGGAAGGTATCTTCCGCCAATGTTCACCTTCCAGTATCGTTTTCTGCTGATCGAACGACCTTATGAGCAAGCCAACGACCACCAGGTGAAGCATGATACCGGCCATCATGATAAACGCTCCTTGGAAGCCAAAGTTTTGGTGCAACAGCACAACCAAGGGAGAAAATACGAGACCGCCCAGCGGGTGGCCGGCTGCCCGGACGCCGTTGGCGATGGCGATGTTCTTATCGAAGTAGTCGGTGACTATGACATAACCTGGGGTCTCTGCCATGCACATTCCAGTTCCTGTAGGAGAAAGTATTTGAATCTTTTTGGACATTATGTCAGGAGTAAATGGTGTAAATTTTATGCTAGATTATTATCATGCCAGATAACATAAACATTTGAATCCGCAGACGCAGACAGGAGAAGATTGAAGCCTACATTGATTCCAATGAAGCCCTTCTAACCAACGTCCTCAGTTCtatttttaaatagcttcattgGAATCAATGCAATTCCAAATTATGCTTCAGTCTGCTGTTACCTGTGACTACTGGATCATCCCCTGAGCTGAAGTACCCTAAGTACATTTTGTAAGAGTAAGACCACAAAAATATTGCAACTAGTATACTTATTAAATGCAGTTTTCCTAATTTAAGGTTCTGTGCCCTAACCTAACCTGGAGCTTCGCCCCCTTAATCCCCAAACCTAACTTGACTTGAAGCATCAAGAATCATACACTACTTTGTCATTTGGACAAGCCGTTTCCATCTCACGGGATGTCCAGCTCTTCTGCAATCTAATAAACAGCAACTCCATTATTGGGTTGTTACTCATACATTGCTTTACATGGAACACTGTAAATGGTGCTAGAAGTGTAATTGAGCCCTTCTGTTAGTTGCATGCAGTAGTGCTTTCAATATTTTACTTTCCAGTCATTCGTAAGTGCATATTCCTGCATCACCATTTCATTCATTTAAGAACAAACTAATCATGCAAATACTTAGTGTCAAGTAACATGACTTAGTGATTTAGATAAGCTATTTGATaagatgatagtaatgataataaaactccTGCCAGATGAACGCTTACCAAAAAGAGCGCCAAGCGTGACGGCCATGTGGACTACGGAGTACGCAGGGACAGCGAGGAGAAGACTCCCAGCACAGATGAAGGCCCCGATTACGACACATCTCCTGGGTCCAATGATCACTGCCAGGGCTCCCATGAAAGGTGCTGTGTATAGAAGTTATATGTGAGTATCTAAAGTGTACAGATAGCCACACGAGGTAAACTTAATAGACTAAAAAGAACAACTAATGTTTGGTGATGATCTTTTACTTTAGACTTCTTTATGTGTTTTATGATGCTAAACACACCTTTTTAGCTTTCTAGCCTATCT encodes the following:
- the LOC137625758 gene encoding monocarboxylate transporter 12-like, yielding MGALAVIIGPRRCVVIGAFICAGSLLLAVPAYSVVHMAVTLGALFGTGMCMAETPGYVIVTDYFDKNIAIANGVRAAGHPLGGLVFSPLVVLLHQNFGFQGAFIMMAGIMLHLVVVGLLIRSFDQQKTILEGEHWRKIPSGSVDMQLQSLNFKQRSGEKTKRKPLDFSFFKNPFYLIYLFVVVCTTAALPNALFYLPVYGKSIGLSDMQNSVLCSYHDLCDLVMRLFCGWVFSHKSVNKIHGFIAGLFVGAAGCLITPLCTSLWQLVIPTTMFSLCMGFFWTLINVLLKEQFGGDSMPSTWGFFRMVQGICSFVYPSLIGFVMDFSGGMTAPYIFMGSMLILGAIIFSLQYLKAKDTDLSNQ